A genomic window from Solea senegalensis isolate Sse05_10M unplaced genomic scaffold, IFAPA_SoseM_1 scf7180000013749, whole genome shotgun sequence includes:
- the cfap65 gene encoding cilia- and flagella-associated protein 65 isoform X2 yields MSAMLAGQRGTNRHLNPLGSNAPLQPPSAGKDSKDPGAHHSRQERKHLQNVSSKRSCQFGLETKSELVWKDWDLGKEFPKTLVLRNIQNKLQRLSVRPPVSKFFTTVTTPHILLSPGTTCSIPIIFTPRKKCDYEDSIEFQGKDGSFQVRLHATVPCPALEVPDSVLLPLCAVQHSTHTTFLLKNASKLQTYFRWVCEVPFQLSPDHGLLKPNQECHITVEFRPEEAQVYQQQAYCKFGEEDKTESYCTVLLQAQAKNPCLQLRNPVTGKEKEHWDPVLLFGSVGVGQSLQKHFDISNPSPVTASFSLSFLPGMVSLSGSVFSCDVMKGEVAPGGSRRVGVTYSPAVVDMVSVEYLSLECRGTPEETLLKLTGSCRGPNVSLSSSVVDFGFVKEGGSVKQTVTLHNYSPVETLYQWDIDCNGHSVFSIQPASGTVQPWSHITLNAIYRPTQPIAHNRRVPCLILHGKPLFLELNGACHPEDLDLPDTVRAMQQAHKSNERLDSEMLKTPMDQYYQTFSPCTDSPHVCVLPHELLFNHKITKSLTTSSTSSQSVAITNHTAEKLSVVWTIAKDSPFSVSPLSSDLAPMKATSFRVTYDPKELNTLHGAQLECFAYHKMANLTGERLLCSCVIVRVIGHSFQPGKIHFNPCCILEPPQVVFTGTDALSYQMVLLKNSGHLPLTFCLGSSSKSTLAESVSVFPNCGLIQPRNHQILTLRKTPTEGCPNEGFSVRLQFNAAKYTQEMTVVNVVEKLSMSLEGDGSLNFPPTAVGSLTRRSHYIRNLSSLPIRFQWSIPELDKELITVAPDAGELNSNEISIQTWSFSPLTDKTYTIEAILTFWLVQTDEHKKSHLTLKVVGMGSKGFIKAEKAVLDAEEILVGSYQSVEIPLVNNSPCAVSFCLSVQQTLLDEGLVYDPETEPRALQLDFERGTIAPHSMMLLPSTVRPYRRAQYLCKISYQILNASGLVSSLPHAVCEVRAKGVVPILQVTDVCGFGSIKRLGKRPLWKILSLDSLNHHLLSTPSASEVTHGTPTRYCLRTCPSTTKTILDFNFNAAPMDSAPSTFVLMFDNPDSFPVDWAFLFPEDQQTAQWDHWSQIGAFSSTELSKLKDQGKRLFNVSPRSGTLLPGQKKAVRFSYSHEITGKNQLPVVFTQSYGREILLNFQGLTVETSRSYLHYASNNYVFAPVFIGDCSPPKQGFKLHNAGALPAHYEVDSAVLLQLQMDNFNHAVLYCVNPEGGVPPGEPVMLEWIFSPLEAKLYQMDIPIHIDNGDTTVVRFEGCGLAAPSLDNSSACDCSDDNSADPCQGVPVPGQVRATMNIAKTSTVFLSEESASLGYIPIYKQSSRILFLNNVSGTDTVQYTWDMSQQSDQQVVHFHPEQGRLSPGEIALCVLTVTATDYPTIYQLDLTCQITQEAALNQYHKALHRWEEEKKRREVEFVITDKKETRTQREKMTKLQEQPEPPHPTQLLLEVTAHSYRPQHVFLSQLQSVKHPEVCHAAGKDIVVHILSTLLWNILDDLDFSKLERPVRSAVRPKKLLLKRQHTELVPAELSKMVLSSTIQNLMMEAVRGELELTGYPRSIILPPVSPRWISRARAEQNSKKRLRT; encoded by the exons ATGTCAG CCATGTTAGCCGGACAAAGAGGTACAAATCGACATCTGAATCCTTTGGGCTCTAATGCACCACTGCAGCCCCCCAGTGCTGGAAAGGATAGCAAA GATCCAGGAGCTCACCACAGCAGACAGGAAAGGAAACACCTGCAAAATGTGTCCAGCAAAAGAAGCTGCCAGTTTGGGTTGGAAACAAAGTCAGAGCTAGTTTGGAAGGACTGGGACCTGGGAAAGGAGTTCCCCAAGACCTTAGTGTTAAGGAACATTCAAAACAAGCTGCAGAGGCTATCCGTGAG GCCCCCAGTGTCCAAGTTTTTCACCACAGTAACTACCCCGCATATTCTTCTCAGCCCAGGGACTACATGCTCCATTCCAATCATCTTTACACCACGAAAGAAG TGTGACTATGAGGACAGCATTGAGTTTCAGGGTAAAGATGGAAGCTTCCAAGTACGCCTCCATGCCACCGTTCCTTGCCCTGCACTGGAGGTGCCTGACTCGGTGCTGCTGCCACTCTGTGCTGTTCAACATTCCACACATACTACTTTCCTGCTCAAAAATGCAAG TAAACTCCAGACATACTTCCGATGGGTATGTGAAGTGCCTTTCCAGCTGAGCCCTGATCATGGCCTGTTGAAGCCCAACCAGGAGTGTCATATCACTGTGGAGTTCCGGCCGGAGGAGGCTCAGGTGTATCAGCAACAGGCTTATTGCAAGTTTGGAGAAGAGGACAAGACAGAAAGCTACTGCACTGTGCTACTGCAGGCACAAG CCAAAAACCCATGTCTGCAGCTGAGAAATCCAGTGACCGGGAAGGAAAAAGAACACTGGGATCCAGTTCTGCTCTTTGGCTCTGTAGGTGTTGGCCAGAGTTTACAGAAACACTTTGATATCTCCAATCCCTCCCCT GTAACTGCATCTTTCTCTTTGTCATTTCTGCCTGGCATGGTTTCTTTGTCTGGGTCAGTGTTCAGCTGTGATGTCATGAAGGGTGAGGTGGCGCCCGGTGGATCACGGCGAGTTGGAGTCACCTACTCCCCTGCTGTGGTGGATATGGTTTCTGTTGAGTACTTATCTCTTGAATGCAGAGGGACCCCTGAAGAAACCTTGCTTAAACTCACTGGAAGCTGTAGAG gTCCCAACGTGTCCTTGTCCTCCTCCGTGGTGGACTTTGGTTTTGTTAAGGAAGGAGGATCGGTCAAACAGACAGTCACGCTGCACAATTATTCTCCTGTTGAAACCCTCTACCAGTGGGACATTGATTGCAATGGGCACAGTGTATTCAGTATCCAGCCAGCAAGTGGCACTGTGCAGCCATGGAGCCACATCACATTGAATGCAATCTATAGGCCTACTCAGCCCATTGCTCACAACAGGAGAGTGCCATGTCTCATACTGCATGGG AAGCCTCTGTTCCTTGAACTGAATGGTGCTTGTCACCCTGAAGACTTGGATTTGCCAGACACTGTCAGGGCAATGCAGCAAGCCCATAAG TCCAATGAAAGACTGGATAGTGAGATGCTGAAAACACCCATGGATCAATATTACCAAACTTTTTCTCCGTGCACGGactctccccatgtgtgtgtgttgccccaTGAGCTGCTGTTTAATCACAAAATTACAAAATCCTTGACGACTTCATCCACCTCCTCTCAATCTGTCGCCATCACCAACCACACCGCAGAGAAACTCAG CGTAGTGTGGACTATTGCCAAAGACTCtccattttctgtctctcccttaTCATCTGACCTGGCTCCGATGAAGGCCACCTCGTTCAGGGTGACATATGACCCCAAGGAACTCAACACATTGCATGGAGCACAACTCGAGTGCTTTGCATACCATAAAATG GCTAATCTCACTGGGGAGCGActgctgtgttcatgtgtgattgtgagagtcaTAGGCCACTCATTTCAGCCTGGTAAAATACACTTCAACCCATGCTGCATTCTGGAACCCCCGCAAGTG GTGTTCACAGGCACAGATGCCCTTTCCTATCAGATGGTGCTCCTAAAGAACAGTGGGCACCTGCCCCTCACTTTCTGTCTAGGCAGTAGCTCAAAGTCTACATTGGCAGAGTCGGTGTCCGTATTTCCAAACTGTGGTCTGATCCAACCAAGGAATCACCAAATCCTCACCCTCAGAAAAACTCCAACAGAAGGCTGTCCCAACGAGGGGTTTAGTGTACGGCTGCAGTTCAATGCGGCCAAATACACACAG GAAATGACAGTTGTGAATGTGGTGGAAAAGTTGAGCATGTCTCTGGAAGGAGATGGCAGTTTAAATTTCCCGCCAACAGCGGTGGGCTCGCTAACCAGACGCTCCCACTACATCAGAAATCTCAGCAGTCTACCAATAAG GTTCCAGTGGAGCATTCCAGAGCTTGACAAGGAGCTTATCACTGTTGCACCAGATGCTGGGGAACTGAATTCCAATGAGATCTCG ATCCAGACATGGTCCTTTAGTCCACTGACAGACAAAACATACACTATTGAAGCTATTCTCACCTTCTGGCTGGTCCAGACCGATGAACATAAAAAGTCACACCTCACCCTTAAAGTGGTGGGAATGGGCTCTAAAGGCTTTATAAAG GCAGAAAAAGCAGTCCTGGATGCAGAGGAGATCCTCGTGGGAAGTTACCAGTCAGTTGAAATTCCTCTGGTCAACAACAGCCCCTGTGCTGTGtccttttgtctctctgtgcagCAGACACTTCTAGATGAGGGTCTTGTTTATGATCCTGAGACTGAACCACGTG CGCTACAACTGGACTTTGAGAGGGGAACTATCGCCCCTCACTCCATGATGCTGCTCCCATCCACTGTCAGACCATACAGACGAGCCCAGTACCTGTGTAAAATCAGTTACCAGATACTGAATGCCAgtg GGCTTGTGTCGTCCCTTCCACATGCAGTATGTGAAGTGAGAGCTAAGGGTGTGGTCCCCATTCTACAGGTGACGGATGTTTGTGGTTTTGGCAGCATTAAAAGACTCGGTAAGAGGCCTCTCTGGAAGATCTTGTCTTTGGATAGCCTCAACCACCACCTGCTGTCCACCCCCTCTGCTTCAGAAGTCACTCATGGAACCCCAACCAGATACTG TCTGCGCACTTGTCCTTCTACCACTAAGACTATATTGGACTTCAACTTTAATGCTGCTCCCATGGATTCAGCCCCGTCAACGTTTGTGCTGATGTTTGACAACCCTGATTCCTTCCCTGTTGATTG GGCTTTCCTGTTTCCAGAAGACCAACAGACTGCACAGTGGGATCACTGGTCACAGATAGGAGCATTCAGTAGCACTGAGCTGTCCAAGTTGAAG GATCAAGGAAAGCGTCTGTTTAACGTGTCTCCTCGTTCTGGAACCTTGCTGCCGGGCCAGAAGAAGGCAGTGCGCTTCAGCTACAG ccaTGAAATTACTGGAAaaaatcagcttcctgttgtgTTCACACAATCCTATGGCAGAGAGATATTG CTCAACTTCCAGGGGTTGACCGTAGAGACGAGCAGATCATATCTCCACTATGCCTCCAACAATTATGTCTTTGCTCCTGTGTTCATTGGGGACTGCAGTCCTCCGAAGCAG ggGTTCAAATTACATAATGCAGGTGCATTGCCAGCTCACTATGAAGTGGACTCAGCTGTGCTGTTACAGCTTCAGATGGACAACTTTAACCATGCAGTGCTGTACTGTGTTAATCCAGAGGGAGGGGTCCCTCCAGGAGAGCCAGTCATGCTGGAATGGATCTTTTCTCCACTGGAGGCTAAACTGTACCAG ATGGATATTCCTATCCACATCGACAATGGGGATACAACGGTGGTGAGGTTTGAGGGGTGTGGGCTTGCTGCACCCTCACTGGACAACTCCAGTGCATGTGACTGCAGTGATGATAATTCAGCCGACCCCTGCCAGGGGGTGCCTGTCCCAGGACAAGTGAGAGCGACTATGAACATTGCCAAGACTTCA ACAGTATTTCTGTCGGAGGAAAGTGCGTCTCTCGGCTACATCCCCATCTACAAACAATCTTCAAGAATCCTCTTTCTCAACAATGTGTCTGGCACAGACACCGTGCAGTACACATGGGACATGTCCCAGCAGAGCGACCAGCAG GTGGTGCATTTCCATCCAGAGCAAGGTAGACTGAGTCCAGGGGAGATTGCTCTTTGTGTCCTGACTGTCACCGCCACTGACTACCCCACCATTTATCAGCTAGATCTCACCTGTCAG ATTACTCAGGAGGCTGCACTGAATCAGTATCATAAAGCTCTGCACCGctgggaggaagaaaaaaagagacggGAAGTGGAGTTTGTTATTACAGACAAGAAGGAAACTCGGACCCAAcgggaaaaaatgacaaagctACAGGAGCAACCCGAACCACCACACCCTACTCAGTTGCTTCTGGAGGTTACAGCACACTCCTACAGGCCTCAGCA TGTGTTCCTCAGTCAACTCCAGTCGGTCAAGCACCCCGAAGTCTGTCATGCTGCTGGCAAAGACATCGTCGTGCACATACTTAGCACTCTGCTatg GAACATACTTGATGACTTGGACTTCTCCAAGCTTGAACGTCCCGTGAGGAGTGCAGTGCGTCCAAAAAAATTACTCCTAAAACGGCAGCACACTGAACTTGTGCCTGCTGAATTAAGTAAAATGGTCTTGTCGAGCACCATCCAGAACCTGATGATGGAAGCTGTCAGAGGAGAGCTGGAGCTTACAGGGTATCCACGCTCTATTATCCTGCCACCTGTTTCTCCAAG GTGGATATCCAGAGCCAGGGCTGAGCAGAATAGCAAAAAAAGATTGAGGACTTaa
- the cfap65 gene encoding cilia- and flagella-associated protein 65 isoform X3 gives MLAGQRGTNRHLNPLGSNAPLQPPSAGKDSKDPGAHHSRQERKHLQNVSSKRSCQFGLETKSELVWKDWDLGKEFPKTLVLRNIQNKLQRLSVRPPVSKFFTTVTTPHILLSPGTTCSIPIIFTPRKKCDYEDSIEFQGKDGSFQVRLHATVPCPALEVPDSVLLPLCAVQHSTHTTFLLKNASKLQTYFRWVCEVPFQLSPDHGLLKPNQECHITVEFRPEEAQVYQQQAYCKFGEEDKTESYCTVLLQAQAKNPCLQLRNPVTGKEKEHWDPVLLFGSVGVGQSLQKHFDISNPSPVTASFSLSFLPGMVSLSGSVFSCDVMKGEVAPGGSRRVGVTYSPAVVDMVSVEYLSLECRGTPEETLLKLTGSCRGPNVSLSSSVVDFGFVKEGGSVKQTVTLHNYSPVETLYQWDIDCNGHSVFSIQPASGTVQPWSHITLNAIYRPTQPIAHNRRVPCLILHGKPLFLELNGACHPEDLDLPDTVRAMQQAHKSNERLDSEMLKTPMDQYYQTFSPCTDSPHVCVLPHELLFNHKITKSLTTSSTSSQSVAITNHTAEKLSVVWTIAKDSPFSVSPLSSDLAPMKATSFRVTYDPKELNTLHGAQLECFAYHKMANLTGERLLCSCVIVRVIGHSFQPGKIHFNPCCILEPPQVVFTGTDALSYQMVLLKNSGHLPLTFCLGSSSKSTLAESVSVFPNCGLIQPRNHQILTLRKTPTEGCPNEGFSVRLQFNAAKYTQEMTVVNVVEKLSMSLEGDGSLNFPPTAVGSLTRRSHYIRNLSSLPIRFQWSIPELDKELITVAPDAGELNSNEISIQTWSFSPLTDKTYTIEAILTFWLVQTDEHKKSHLTLKVVGMGSKGFIKAEKAVLDAEEILVGSYQSVEIPLVNNSPCAVSFCLSVQQTLLDEGLVYDPETEPRALQLDFERGTIAPHSMMLLPSTVRPYRRAQYLCKISYQILNASGLVSSLPHAVCEVRAKGVVPILQVTDVCGFGSIKRLGKRPLWKILSLDSLNHHLLSTPSASEVTHGTPTRYCLRTCPSTTKTILDFNFNAAPMDSAPSTFVLMFDNPDSFPVDWAFLFPEDQQTAQWDHWSQIGAFSSTELSKLKDQGKRLFNVSPRSGTLLPGQKKAVRFSYSHEITGKNQLPVVFTQSYGREILLNFQGLTVETSRSYLHYASNNYVFAPVFIGDCSPPKQGFKLHNAGALPAHYEVDSAVLLQLQMDNFNHAVLYCVNPEGGVPPGEPVMLEWIFSPLEAKLYQMDIPIHIDNGDTTVVRFEGCGLAAPSLDNSSACDCSDDNSADPCQGVPVPGQVRATMNIAKTSTVFLSEESASLGYIPIYKQSSRILFLNNVSGTDTVQYTWDMSQQSDQQVVHFHPEQGRLSPGEIALCVLTVTATDYPTIYQLDLTCQITQEAALNQYHKALHRWEEEKKRREVEFVITDKKETRTQREKMTKLQEQPEPPHPTQLLLEVTAHSYRPQHVFLSQLQSVKHPEVCHAAGKDIVVHILSTLLWNILDDLDFSKLERPVRSAVRPKKLLLKRQHTELVPAELSKMVLSSTIQNLMMEAVRGELELTGYPRSIILPPVSPRWISRARAEQNSKKRLRT, from the exons ATGTTAGCCGGACAAAGAGGTACAAATCGACATCTGAATCCTTTGGGCTCTAATGCACCACTGCAGCCCCCCAGTGCTGGAAAGGATAGCAAA GATCCAGGAGCTCACCACAGCAGACAGGAAAGGAAACACCTGCAAAATGTGTCCAGCAAAAGAAGCTGCCAGTTTGGGTTGGAAACAAAGTCAGAGCTAGTTTGGAAGGACTGGGACCTGGGAAAGGAGTTCCCCAAGACCTTAGTGTTAAGGAACATTCAAAACAAGCTGCAGAGGCTATCCGTGAG GCCCCCAGTGTCCAAGTTTTTCACCACAGTAACTACCCCGCATATTCTTCTCAGCCCAGGGACTACATGCTCCATTCCAATCATCTTTACACCACGAAAGAAG TGTGACTATGAGGACAGCATTGAGTTTCAGGGTAAAGATGGAAGCTTCCAAGTACGCCTCCATGCCACCGTTCCTTGCCCTGCACTGGAGGTGCCTGACTCGGTGCTGCTGCCACTCTGTGCTGTTCAACATTCCACACATACTACTTTCCTGCTCAAAAATGCAAG TAAACTCCAGACATACTTCCGATGGGTATGTGAAGTGCCTTTCCAGCTGAGCCCTGATCATGGCCTGTTGAAGCCCAACCAGGAGTGTCATATCACTGTGGAGTTCCGGCCGGAGGAGGCTCAGGTGTATCAGCAACAGGCTTATTGCAAGTTTGGAGAAGAGGACAAGACAGAAAGCTACTGCACTGTGCTACTGCAGGCACAAG CCAAAAACCCATGTCTGCAGCTGAGAAATCCAGTGACCGGGAAGGAAAAAGAACACTGGGATCCAGTTCTGCTCTTTGGCTCTGTAGGTGTTGGCCAGAGTTTACAGAAACACTTTGATATCTCCAATCCCTCCCCT GTAACTGCATCTTTCTCTTTGTCATTTCTGCCTGGCATGGTTTCTTTGTCTGGGTCAGTGTTCAGCTGTGATGTCATGAAGGGTGAGGTGGCGCCCGGTGGATCACGGCGAGTTGGAGTCACCTACTCCCCTGCTGTGGTGGATATGGTTTCTGTTGAGTACTTATCTCTTGAATGCAGAGGGACCCCTGAAGAAACCTTGCTTAAACTCACTGGAAGCTGTAGAG gTCCCAACGTGTCCTTGTCCTCCTCCGTGGTGGACTTTGGTTTTGTTAAGGAAGGAGGATCGGTCAAACAGACAGTCACGCTGCACAATTATTCTCCTGTTGAAACCCTCTACCAGTGGGACATTGATTGCAATGGGCACAGTGTATTCAGTATCCAGCCAGCAAGTGGCACTGTGCAGCCATGGAGCCACATCACATTGAATGCAATCTATAGGCCTACTCAGCCCATTGCTCACAACAGGAGAGTGCCATGTCTCATACTGCATGGG AAGCCTCTGTTCCTTGAACTGAATGGTGCTTGTCACCCTGAAGACTTGGATTTGCCAGACACTGTCAGGGCAATGCAGCAAGCCCATAAG TCCAATGAAAGACTGGATAGTGAGATGCTGAAAACACCCATGGATCAATATTACCAAACTTTTTCTCCGTGCACGGactctccccatgtgtgtgtgttgccccaTGAGCTGCTGTTTAATCACAAAATTACAAAATCCTTGACGACTTCATCCACCTCCTCTCAATCTGTCGCCATCACCAACCACACCGCAGAGAAACTCAG CGTAGTGTGGACTATTGCCAAAGACTCtccattttctgtctctcccttaTCATCTGACCTGGCTCCGATGAAGGCCACCTCGTTCAGGGTGACATATGACCCCAAGGAACTCAACACATTGCATGGAGCACAACTCGAGTGCTTTGCATACCATAAAATG GCTAATCTCACTGGGGAGCGActgctgtgttcatgtgtgattgtgagagtcaTAGGCCACTCATTTCAGCCTGGTAAAATACACTTCAACCCATGCTGCATTCTGGAACCCCCGCAAGTG GTGTTCACAGGCACAGATGCCCTTTCCTATCAGATGGTGCTCCTAAAGAACAGTGGGCACCTGCCCCTCACTTTCTGTCTAGGCAGTAGCTCAAAGTCTACATTGGCAGAGTCGGTGTCCGTATTTCCAAACTGTGGTCTGATCCAACCAAGGAATCACCAAATCCTCACCCTCAGAAAAACTCCAACAGAAGGCTGTCCCAACGAGGGGTTTAGTGTACGGCTGCAGTTCAATGCGGCCAAATACACACAG GAAATGACAGTTGTGAATGTGGTGGAAAAGTTGAGCATGTCTCTGGAAGGAGATGGCAGTTTAAATTTCCCGCCAACAGCGGTGGGCTCGCTAACCAGACGCTCCCACTACATCAGAAATCTCAGCAGTCTACCAATAAG GTTCCAGTGGAGCATTCCAGAGCTTGACAAGGAGCTTATCACTGTTGCACCAGATGCTGGGGAACTGAATTCCAATGAGATCTCG ATCCAGACATGGTCCTTTAGTCCACTGACAGACAAAACATACACTATTGAAGCTATTCTCACCTTCTGGCTGGTCCAGACCGATGAACATAAAAAGTCACACCTCACCCTTAAAGTGGTGGGAATGGGCTCTAAAGGCTTTATAAAG GCAGAAAAAGCAGTCCTGGATGCAGAGGAGATCCTCGTGGGAAGTTACCAGTCAGTTGAAATTCCTCTGGTCAACAACAGCCCCTGTGCTGTGtccttttgtctctctgtgcagCAGACACTTCTAGATGAGGGTCTTGTTTATGATCCTGAGACTGAACCACGTG CGCTACAACTGGACTTTGAGAGGGGAACTATCGCCCCTCACTCCATGATGCTGCTCCCATCCACTGTCAGACCATACAGACGAGCCCAGTACCTGTGTAAAATCAGTTACCAGATACTGAATGCCAgtg GGCTTGTGTCGTCCCTTCCACATGCAGTATGTGAAGTGAGAGCTAAGGGTGTGGTCCCCATTCTACAGGTGACGGATGTTTGTGGTTTTGGCAGCATTAAAAGACTCGGTAAGAGGCCTCTCTGGAAGATCTTGTCTTTGGATAGCCTCAACCACCACCTGCTGTCCACCCCCTCTGCTTCAGAAGTCACTCATGGAACCCCAACCAGATACTG TCTGCGCACTTGTCCTTCTACCACTAAGACTATATTGGACTTCAACTTTAATGCTGCTCCCATGGATTCAGCCCCGTCAACGTTTGTGCTGATGTTTGACAACCCTGATTCCTTCCCTGTTGATTG GGCTTTCCTGTTTCCAGAAGACCAACAGACTGCACAGTGGGATCACTGGTCACAGATAGGAGCATTCAGTAGCACTGAGCTGTCCAAGTTGAAG GATCAAGGAAAGCGTCTGTTTAACGTGTCTCCTCGTTCTGGAACCTTGCTGCCGGGCCAGAAGAAGGCAGTGCGCTTCAGCTACAG ccaTGAAATTACTGGAAaaaatcagcttcctgttgtgTTCACACAATCCTATGGCAGAGAGATATTG CTCAACTTCCAGGGGTTGACCGTAGAGACGAGCAGATCATATCTCCACTATGCCTCCAACAATTATGTCTTTGCTCCTGTGTTCATTGGGGACTGCAGTCCTCCGAAGCAG ggGTTCAAATTACATAATGCAGGTGCATTGCCAGCTCACTATGAAGTGGACTCAGCTGTGCTGTTACAGCTTCAGATGGACAACTTTAACCATGCAGTGCTGTACTGTGTTAATCCAGAGGGAGGGGTCCCTCCAGGAGAGCCAGTCATGCTGGAATGGATCTTTTCTCCACTGGAGGCTAAACTGTACCAG ATGGATATTCCTATCCACATCGACAATGGGGATACAACGGTGGTGAGGTTTGAGGGGTGTGGGCTTGCTGCACCCTCACTGGACAACTCCAGTGCATGTGACTGCAGTGATGATAATTCAGCCGACCCCTGCCAGGGGGTGCCTGTCCCAGGACAAGTGAGAGCGACTATGAACATTGCCAAGACTTCA ACAGTATTTCTGTCGGAGGAAAGTGCGTCTCTCGGCTACATCCCCATCTACAAACAATCTTCAAGAATCCTCTTTCTCAACAATGTGTCTGGCACAGACACCGTGCAGTACACATGGGACATGTCCCAGCAGAGCGACCAGCAG GTGGTGCATTTCCATCCAGAGCAAGGTAGACTGAGTCCAGGGGAGATTGCTCTTTGTGTCCTGACTGTCACCGCCACTGACTACCCCACCATTTATCAGCTAGATCTCACCTGTCAG ATTACTCAGGAGGCTGCACTGAATCAGTATCATAAAGCTCTGCACCGctgggaggaagaaaaaaagagacggGAAGTGGAGTTTGTTATTACAGACAAGAAGGAAACTCGGACCCAAcgggaaaaaatgacaaagctACAGGAGCAACCCGAACCACCACACCCTACTCAGTTGCTTCTGGAGGTTACAGCACACTCCTACAGGCCTCAGCA TGTGTTCCTCAGTCAACTCCAGTCGGTCAAGCACCCCGAAGTCTGTCATGCTGCTGGCAAAGACATCGTCGTGCACATACTTAGCACTCTGCTatg GAACATACTTGATGACTTGGACTTCTCCAAGCTTGAACGTCCCGTGAGGAGTGCAGTGCGTCCAAAAAAATTACTCCTAAAACGGCAGCACACTGAACTTGTGCCTGCTGAATTAAGTAAAATGGTCTTGTCGAGCACCATCCAGAACCTGATGATGGAAGCTGTCAGAGGAGAGCTGGAGCTTACAGGGTATCCACGCTCTATTATCCTGCCACCTGTTTCTCCAAG GTGGATATCCAGAGCCAGGGCTGAGCAGAATAGCAAAAAAAGATTGAGGACTTaa